The proteins below are encoded in one region of Xenopus laevis strain J_2021 chromosome 8L, Xenopus_laevis_v10.1, whole genome shotgun sequence:
- the ltb.L gene encoding lymphotoxin-beta — MRYKRQSMRASLVSVVAILIGILTLLQPIAGSRGKGAGGQRQKGNQANNWQRRNANKSAAHLVGIKHGTNKTLSWKSTHELSFIRPSMKYADTNLIVHQDGLYYVYCQVGFRGREANVVLFNQVLQHDSDSKNNVLLSGIESVVGPPSGSSMWYATLGQGGLARLKSGHHLSVIVSHPELVDDRDGMTFFGLVMVS, encoded by the exons ATGCGATACAAGAGGCAAAGCATGAGAGCCAGTCTGGTATCCGTTGTTGCCATACTCATTGGCATTTTGACTTTATTGCAACCAATTGCTGGGTCCAGAGGAAAG GGCGCAGGTGGCCAACGACAGAAAG GTAATCAAGCTAATAACTGGCAAAGACGGAATGCCAATAAATCAGCAGCTCATCTGGTTG GTATCAAACATGGAACAAACAAGACTCTGAGCTGGAAGTCAACACACGAATTGTCCTTCATCCGTCCCTCCATGAAATATGCAGACACCAACTTGATAGTCCATCAAGATGGTCTATATTATGTCTACTGCCAAGTTGGATTCCGTGGCCGAGAGGCAAATGTTGTGCTTTTTAATCAAGTTCTCCAGCATGATTCTGATTCCAAAAACAATGTCCTACTTTCAGGCATAGAAAGTGTTGTGGGTCCTCCATCAGGGTCTTCAATGTGGTATGCAACATTGGGACAGGGAGGACTAGCACGGCTGAAGAGTGGACACCACCTCTCTGTAATAGTTAGCCACCCAGAGCTTGTAGATGACAGGGATGGCATGACTTTCTTTGGACTTGTTATGGTCTCCTGA